The stretch of DNA CGGTATTGGAGGAACTAGAGATGCAAGATTGCTACATTGATGCACGCAGGATATCTTCCAAATCGCTAAAGCGTCTCTGCATTACCGACTTTTGTTCCTTCCCTACGAAGTTTCACATTCGGATATTTGCTCCGGGTCTTATCTCACTGCAACTTGATAATTTTGATGGCTTGACCCCTTCCCTTGAATACATGCCATCTCTAGAAACAGCttatgtttggcttcacaatagttGCTATGATTCTTGTCATAGTAACcgacagaactgtgagtatgaggaCTGTAGCTGTCATgcttatccagttgatgaaggtgtGCTTCTCCATGGTTTGTCCAATGCTGTGAATTTGGAGTTGGTAGGCGATGCTTATTTTGAACTGGTACATTTACACTTACTTCCTTTTTTACTCTTGTTGTTATGTGCCACCCATGGATTCTTTGTAACATCTCTGTCCACTGTTAGACCTGCATATACATGTTCTCATTACCACAGGTTGCTACTTTTATCTCCACCAATTGGTTTTAAATTAATAATTTTAATAACATTGTAGCTTGATTGGATAAAATGTATTTCCAGGGCTTGAGCTGTAGTTCTGTCTTTCTTTATGCCTGAAATCAAAGTATCTACCCAAACTTCCTACTTACTTAAATTGTTTCGCCTTCTTGAGTCTCACTGTTCTTTTTTGTTCCTTTGCTATTTGGTAGTTTGAAATTAAAGTATCTACCCAATGTTCCTACTACCGGAAATTATTTCTTCTAGAGTCTTAAAGTTCCATTTTGTTTGCTTGCTATTTGTGCAGTTTATCTATAGATGGGATTTAGAATGCTGCCCTATATTTGACAAACTAAAGACTCTATCACTCAATGAGTGGTTTACGACTATTGACCTACTGTGCATTCTCCAACACTCTCCAGTTCTTGAGGTGCTCACTCTTCAGCTTGGTAGCACTGAGGTATAACCTATATATATATGAAGACATTGTTGTACTGTTAAAGGAACTATTATGTATATTCCGTTGATCTAACTAAATTGTATCACAGAAATTCGTTAGAGCAACAGGAGCAGAAGAAAAGATAGAGCAATCATTTGTATGCTTGCACCTTAAGGTTGTCAACATTGAATGTAGAAAGGTCGATGAGGGAGTTCACAAAATTCTGAAGTTCTTGAGTACATGTGGCATACTTCGTGATCAAATTAGCATCACTCATACCGTAAGTAACCTTTGTCATTTCTTCATTTTTTCCTATGATATTCCTACTTGTTTTATCATCTCTGTTGGAATTAAATAACACTCAAGAGTATATGAGACCCTTTTGAAATCTATTTATATTCAGTGTCCATTATTGGATTGTGTGCTGGCGTAGTTCAGAACGACTGTTAGGTTTCACCGAAATTAATTGCTTTGTTATTACTGGTGATAATACAATAGTTACCATTGCCGTTGTGCCTATAAATCTGTTGTTTCTGTAAATCTGTTCCATCCATGCAAAAATCATTTGGGTTTGATCCTGTGTTCTTTTACTGTTTAATTACTGATGGAAATAGTAGTCATTTTCGTCTTGAAATTGAGTTTTATCTTTGCTCTTGTTCTAGTTGGCACATTAAATTTTCTAAAAATCTTCATCTGAGGGGTGATAGTGTACTGCCTCATTTGTTTCACTGTTGTTACTAGCCTGTTGTCAGTTTCATGACTAGTGTTTGATGGCCAAATTGCATGCCTGTCTCACTAGTGTCTGAAGTCTGAAACCCTCTTGAGTGCTGATGTATCTGAGTGATCATATATGTAATATGTTGCTGTCACAATGCTAAACTTTTGTgtaaaaaaataaaatttggtcGATGCCACATTGAGAGAAAAAACAGTTGCTAAAGTTGCATGATAGTTCTTCTACATCAAACTGCTTGGCAAGCTATTATCCGTCTATGTCAGTTGAGATCTTGGAATTCAAAACCAAACTTACTGCATCGTCATGTTTTGTATAGGTTTCGGTTTCCAGAAGCCTATGGGTCCCTTGCCTCGGTCTACCG from Triticum dicoccoides isolate Atlit2015 ecotype Zavitan chromosome 6A, WEW_v2.0, whole genome shotgun sequence encodes:
- the LOC119318376 gene encoding uncharacterized protein LOC119318376 isoform X3, encoding MQDCYIDARRISSKSLKRLCITDFCSFPTKFHIRIFAPGLISLQLDNFDGLTPSLEYMPSLETAYVWLHNSCYDSCHSNRQNCEYEDCSCHAYPVDEGVLLHGLSNAVNLELVGDAYFELFIYRWDLECCPIFDKLKTLSLNEWFTTIDLLCILQHSPVLEVLTLQLGSTEKFVRATGAEEKIEQSFVCLHLKVVNIECRKVDEGVHKILKFLSTCGILRDQISITHTVSVSRSLCRCFHLLQH
- the LOC119318376 gene encoding uncharacterized protein LOC119318376 isoform X2, whose protein sequence is MQDCYIDARRISSKSLKRLCITDFCSFPTKFHIRIFAPGLISLQLDNFDGLTPSLEYMPSLETAYVWLHNSCYDSCHSNRQNCEYEDCSCHAYPVDEGVLLHGLSNAVNLELVGDAYFELFIYRWDLECCPIFDKLKTLSLNEWFTTIDLLCILQHSPVLEVLTLQLGSTEKFVRATGAEEKIEQSFVCLHLKVVNIECRKVDEGVHKILKFLSTCGILRDQISITHTVSVSRSLWVPCLGLPQNQASP